Sequence from the Ziziphus jujuba cultivar Dongzao chromosome 9, ASM3175591v1 genome:
tattaattaacgaagttaaattaaaatggattttattattattatttttttgggccatATGTGTGAAACGTTCACATGTGAAAACTAATTTTCTGCGGTTCTGTCGCACACTATCTTGAGGGATACTTTTGTTCTTTACCCCTTGGATATATAGTAGATTATAACCTTTTTTGTATTCAATCAACActgcttttttatattttttatttaatttctttgatcATTTCCTCTCTTATTCAAATCCTATTtttaccacttttttttttttttaagatgttaATTTGTGACTCTATTGTTTAATTAAGGACTATGTAATAAAGTTGTTAAAAAAGTTACTTTAATATTGAGACTTACTGCTGTTAGATTTTACAATTGCacgaaccttttttttttttttttttttttctttgtgcattcgaaaaacacaaaaaaaataaaattaataattaaaaaaaaaaaagtgggtgCTGGTAAACGTAGGGATAAGgtcttacattttttttgttattattttttttgggtcgattACGAAGTGTATGGTTAGGTAGGTTATTTCTCCTCTGTAAGACTTCTTTCCAAGTCTCTCATTTACTTTGTGAATTTTCCATTTCATGGACCCTCCTGTAACTTTCACCTTATCTTgtccttctgttttttttttttttttttttttttttttttttttttctccctattTCTTTGTGCACAAGGTGCAATAGTTGAATAGGTCATTTCCCCTCTGTTGCCATGCATGTTACATAGATCTCGTCTTttcttgtataatttttttcaatcacTTCAACGCGGAAAGACTCCTTTATTAAGACTTTTCAGTTGCTTTTGTCTATTTTGAATTGCATGAACTCTTGTATTATATTtcacttcattttattttatattttaaagggactttcatttttttatttcttaaagcAACTTTCACTATAATTTAATATAGGAGATTCCTGCTAccaaactttgtttttttttttttttgtccttcgtttcacaaataattattattttttgtcctTCGTTTCACAAATAATTATTAAGTGCGATATATACCGAACAAGCTATGATCATACATGATACAATTGGAGCATTTGGACTGGACAAAATAGTttttaagtgttcaaatatAAATGATATGTGATACCAGGTTCTCCTTATAccaggtcttttttttttttttttttttcctaccacAGTAATTGCTGATTAAACACATGTATGGTTGGGATTCATAtccactgaaatttttttttttcttttgttgggtTCCATATGTTGatcaaaaagattaaaaaaaaaaaaaaggaacaaaacagAGAAGAggacttttaattttcaaaaatatataattggtcataatctatatatataaaacataaagtGTAAAGTAACGGGTACTATTTGAAAGTTACACTAAAAATTTAGCTATATAAAGCCATATAACCCTCATATATTCCAACCTACCAGATACATATATCtctcattttcaaaattattgtgGTAAAAATGAAGACAGCGTATCAATTCCTCTTACACCATTATCTCCTCTTCATCTCGTCAGCATCCTTCGTCTTTGTTTCACCCTCTTCCAATTCCTCTTGCCTCCCTCACCAATCCTCCATTTTACTGCAACTCAAAAGAGAATTCAGCCCCATTTACGATCTTAGAGATTGGAAGGCAGGCAGTGATTGTTGTTTATGGGATGGGGTCTCATGCAATATGGAAACAGGTTATGTTGTTGGCCTTGACTAACTACAGCCTTCATGGTCCTCTGCGTTCGAACAGCAGCCTTTTCAGGTTGCTTCATCTTCGAAAGCTCAACCTTGTAAACAACAACTTCAGTTCATGTTCAATTCCCTCTGAGTTTGGCCAGCTTTCCAGGTTAACCCATTTTTATCTCTCTTACCCTATGTTTTCTGGTCATATACCGTCTGAAATCTCAAGGCTAACAAATTTGATTTCGCTTGATCTTTCTTAATATTCTGGCAAGGATTTTCCTTTTGACACATATCCAACCAAACAAGAGCCAGAGCTGCTTAGAATGCTTTCCCAAAACTTGACTAGTTTAGGAGAACTTCATCTTAGTGGTTTGAATCTTTCTTCACAAGTACCCGAATCCTTGGCAAAGTTATCTTCCCTCACTCATCTTTCTCTTGATGGATGCGGTTTAATTGGTGAGTTTCCAAAAAGAATATTCCAATTGCCTAACATATACAAGTCATTAATCTGTATGATAATGAAGATATCACTGGTTCTCTTCCGGAATTTCATTCTGACAGCAACCTCACGTCGTTGACACTTCGCAATGCAAAATTTGCAAGGAAAGTACCAAATTCAATCGGTAACCTCAAATCCTTGGATGAATTGGTTCTGTCATCTTGTATGTTTTCAGGGCCTGTTCCTTATTCCATTGGAAACCTTTCTCAACTCTCATATCTTTCCCTGTCAGGCAATTTTTTCAGTGGTCAGCTTCCATCTACACTTGGCAACCTTGCAAAAATCCAGGAACTTCACCTCGGAGGAAATGAATTTACTGGTGAATTTCCTTCATCACTTGGAAATCTCCCACAGCTggaatatttatatctttatcAAAATAATTGTCGTAGTCATGTTCCATCTTCACTTGCAAATTTTACACAACTATATTGTTTGGATCTTTCAGATAACTTTTTCCATGGAAGCCTCCAAATATCACTCCCATATGGAAGATATCTATTTCCGTAACAACAGTTTGACAGGTTCAATCCCATCCCATACTTTTGGTAACTTGACCTTCCTTCATATCCTAGATTTGTCAAGCAACTCATTGAATGGAGCCATCCCTTTCTCTTTACTTACGTTGCCTTCTTTTCGAGAGCTACGTATGGATGACAATCAGTTTATAGGCCTTGAGGTCCTCTCTAACTCATCCTTTTTGGAAACTCTGTCTTTACGTGGAAATAGATTGAATGGAAATATTCCAAGTTCCATCACCAAATTTATTCTACTGAGAGGACTGTACCTTAGTTCAAACAAATTAAGTGGCAGAGTTGatttcaaaatcttctcatgcATGCTTAAAACTCTTGATCTTTCATATAATAGCCTATCTCTAACAACAAATATACGTTTGAATATTTCTGCTCTTCCCATTTTTGATCGTTTATTTTTGTCCTCGTGTAACATAACtgaatttccttttttcttgaAAGCACTAAATGACTTGGCCATTTTAGATCTCTCGAACAATAGAATTGGCGGCCTAATACCTAAGTGGTTCTTAAGCATGAACTTGGGTCGGTTGAGTCTTTCTCACAACTTCATTACCGGTTGGTAAGAAGTTCCATTGATTCATCATTGGAAAAGATTGTCTCATCTTGATCTTAGTTCAAACATGTTGCAGGGGCCGCTTGTTGTTCTCCAATGTCTACCAGGTTTTTGTTCATATCAAATAACAGCTTGATTGGAAGAATTGATCCCTTGTTCTGCAAAATTAAAGGATCTTGAAGTGCTtgatgcatcaaataaccatCTGGATGGTACTATTCCTCAATGTTTGGAAAACTTGGATGGTTCTCTTAGGGTGCTCAATCTTCAAAGAAACAGCTTCCTTGGGAATATTCCTCAAATCTGCAGAGATAGAAGCACATTAATGACATTGGACTTGAGTCACAACCAACTATATGGAAATATTCCAAAGTCGTTTGTCAAATGCAAAAACTTAGACATTTTAAATCTCGGACACAATCAACTAAGTGATACATTCCCGTTTTGGTTGCAAGATTTGCAGAGGCTTCCAGTTCTAGTATTAAGCTCCAATAAATTTCGTGGCGCAATATGGTGTCCTCGTGATTTTTTTGGCTTTATGACATTGAAAACCTTTGATCTTTCTCATAATGGTTTTACCGGAAACTTACCTTTggaatattttagaaattggaCTTCCATGAGTTCTAAAGTTTCCAAAATGGGATTTGAGTTAGATGCATTATACAATGAAAAAGGGACCTATAATGATTCGGTGAAGAAAATATGTAAGGGACAAGAAATGGAGTTGGTCAAGACTCTAACAGACTTCATATCAATTGATctctttaacaataaattagatGGAGAAATTCCAAGTACGTTATGGCATCTCAGATCTCTAGTTATGCTGAATTTGTCAAGCAACAGTTTTAGTGGACTCATCCCATCATCTTTAGGAAATCTAAAAGAGCTTGAATCATTGGACCTGTCTAATAATAAGCTCTTTGGTAAAATCCCTCAGCAATTGACAGCCCTCACTTTTTTGGCATATTTAAACTTGTCTCACAATCAACTTGTGGGTCAAATACCACAAGGTGGACAGGTTTCTACATTTCAAGATTCTTCTTTTGAGGGTAACATGAGATTGTGTGGTCTTCCATTGTCCAGAAAATGTGAAAGCCCTCACTTGGCAGCTTCTGATGGTGTCAACAATAATGAGAAATCAGattccatatttagttttggatGGAAAGCTGTAGTGGTGGGATATGGATGTGGACTGCTAATTGGAATGGTGGCTAGACATGTGGTCACCTCAAGGAGGCCGGATTTGATTTCCAAAGTTTTTTGGGTGAGACTACAGAGGTAACTCTTATGAATAGGAgcatatatttatgattaatatatAACTGGTGTGACTGTAGCTAAAGTGTGTAATAAGCTTTTTCTTTCGTAGAACAAGTTTGTAATCTTCatttgatggttttttttgtcGCAAAAGTGGGTAGTAAGCTTTTTTTTCTGGTAGTACAAGTTTGTAATCTTCATTTGATGGTTTTTAGTGTCTTTTATGCACCTACTAATGTTTTGTAATggcatacatatattaaattaaaaatataacatttcaAGTAAAATAACTACACTTATAATCCTCaaacttgttttttctttaaaaaaaagaacaaaatcttTTCcccttaataaaaataagaaaacaggGAAGATCAGAATAatcagagaaagaaaatatgatgCGTTGAGTAAACTTCTTTTGATCCATTATATTTCAATGTAAATTCAGTAATTGGATTGAGATATGtgttaaaaagtaataaatacaaaaggtTGATAATGGATGTCataaatagcaaagaaaatatCTCAAGAAATGTTGATCATGACTAAGTCATTGACAGTCCTAACTTCGGGTTCTGGTTTCCCATCTATGTTTTCATCTTCCCTACTATGCCACTTTTTCAAATGCACTTACAGTTTTATGAGTTTCTATTCCCATCAAGTGCTCTATTAtgagagactttttttttttcttttctcttttttgatgGTCTACCATTAGACTAAATGGTTgttaatgataaaaaagaaaacggggaaaaaaaactaattgattattatttgagAAATTAACCAAGACTTAACATTCCCCAAACTGCCATTATTTGAAGTCATTGAGAATTCAAGTCTTCCTCATTATGTTACAAGCTATACCTtccttcccttttttctttttattattactgcTGTGCTTTAGGAGCAGGTTCCAAGGAGAGATTCAAGGAAGTACAGGGAGTCTATGAGGGATTCAAGTTGTTAACCTGTCCAACAACATTCTTAGTGGCTGCATACCATCAAACTTGTAGAGCATAACAGGCTTCATGGATAGATCCCTCCCCAACTAAAGGAGCTCATGTTTCTATCTTTCTTCAATGTTTCTCATAACAACCTTACATGACCAGTACCATAGGGGAACCAGTTTGCTACATTTAAAACAAGTTCATATGATGGGAACTTGGGGTTACGTGGTTATCCAGTAGCAGCAAAATGTGGGAGTTATGTGGCCTTAAAATCACCACCACCAGCTTCTCAAGAATCATGGTTTCATTTTGCATTTGTTTGGGTGACATTTTTGCCAGGATGTTTTAGTGGGCTGGTAGTTGGAATTGTTACGGGGAATAATGTTGTACTTGAAGAAGCAATTTTGGTTTATGGAGATTTTGCACCTGTGGGAAGGGAAAAGGATATTTATAAGGAGGAGGACGTGAGGGTTTAGAGGTTGAAGTGTTAAAGAATTGATCACATCATGATGTGGAAGCTAGGCTACAAggataaaaataatcaattgtCTTCTCCTGCTGAATTTGGATTGTATTGGCAgctatttttcttgttttagttatatattaattactctTAGTATTGGTTGTTTTTactttgtttaatttgttttctgtttttctatccccaatttttttgttttctgtttcttAACTTCATTTATTGGTGTTTTCTACAATTCTATTGCACACTAGCTTAAGGGATACTTTGGCTCTTTTCCCCTGGATATATAGATTATACCCTATTTTATATCCaatcaattctttttttcttttatttctttgatcATTTCCTCTCTTATATATTCAAACCCTATTAACACATCACTTGGTCATGTTGCCTTGAGGAACAAGTCATTGGTTAAAGCTAGCAAAGATTATGAGAAGATTGTTCCCATAAATTATGCTGGTCCCTATATAAACAATATGCAATACAACTAAGACCAAAGTGCAACAAGGGCTGAGCCCACAAATTTCCTAATAAGGCCAATTCAAAAACTACATTTAATAAActataaaaacagaaaatatgtgTTGCCTAATATTATATACCACAGGGGAACAATCTAAGAGGACATATACTACAGGGGAACCAGTTTGCTACATTCAAAACAAGTTCATATCATGGAAACTTCGGGTTATATGATTATACATTAGCAACAAGGTGTGGGGATTCTGAGGCCCAAAATCATCATCACCAGCTTCTAAAGACTCAGGGGtttcattttgaatttaattggaTAACATTTATGCCAGGATATGTTAGTGGGCTAACAGTTGGAATTGCTACTAGGAATACTGTGTTTGTGAAAAAGCAATTTTGGTTTATGGAGATTTTGCACCTGTGGAAGATGAAAAGGATATCCGTTAGGACGAGGAGGGGGGCAGTTAGAGGTTGAAGTTTTAGGTAAATGATCACATCATGATGTGGAAGCTACGCCATAAGAATGAAAATAATTGGGTTTTTTCAGCTACAGAATCTCTATTGTGTTAGTAGCTAtttctattcctttttttttttttttttttttgaagttgtatttttgtttctatgTTTATGGTTTAGTTAGGTCATAGTTTGTATGTGTACATTTAATGGTTTTCTTTCCACATGTTCAATGCAATAAACAGTTGTAAGTAGGATCATTTCGTTTGTTTTGTATTGGTAAGAGAGTGAATGAATTAAACATCTTTTCGTTGACTGTATGTTGATTGGTCTagtaattaagaaaattaaaattgatgaccaagaaaaaaaaaagctattttaATTTGGTAGGATACCTAATTAACTCCAATATATGGTAATAGAACAGATGAGTATGTTCAAAAGAATCATAAtgcatgaagaaaaaaaaaaaaaaaaaaggagaagagatTTTCGTAAATTGCTTTGAGGACATTTGTTGTAGGTATCACATTACTAGTTTATAtagaagaagcagaggaaaCAGAGGAAGCAGAGAAACAGAATGATGGGTTAAGTCATGTATTGACATTcagtttaagaaaaataaattaaaccacaatacaatgttttgatgacatgggatggtaaaatattaatgtattcaattaacattttttttctaatttattaattttttatgtccTCGAAATTCATGGATTacaaaattttcaaccaaataaGGAATCTATTTCCACCAAGTGTTCCATAACATGCCAAAACCATAATCACCATGGCTCACTCTCCTctcgcccccccccccccccccccccccccccccccctcctcctcctcctctgtCACTTTCATAATTCAATATTTGCAGGTCAGCTAACTAAACAGCATCTATCTTTCCCCTCCTCCGCCAATTTCATGCCTTATATAATGTGTATATACATAGTAGTAGGCAGTTGTACTTAAGTTTAATAAAGAACTGGTATGCCCGTAGCTAAAGTTTGTGATAactaagctttttattttatttaataagatGTAATCATTCACTAGATGAATATTTTTAGTGTCTTTTATGCagcttttgatttttgttttgcattgacatatatatatatatatatatatatgtatatctattaaATAGAGAACACAAaaagttgatagtggaagtcaCAAACTTCTATTGACAGGATAGGCCAGAGTTTATACTCTCCATGACTATCTATGTTTCGTAGTTTCTGCCCTGTTTTCCCATCTCTATTTCATCTTCATTCCAAATGAGGTTGGACGTGGAGCAGGAAAACAGgttcatatgttttttttaatgatctTGGCATTTTGTCCCCTGAAACTTCTTGATCTTGCTATTGTTATTCATCTCTCTCCAAAACATTTGAATTAAttcatgtaattaaaaaaaagtcaaaaacaacatatttgattgtggttgtatatttgtttgaaataaagCAAAAAGCTCTAATCTTTGCCTTCTAAATATCTTGTGCTTAGAATGCTTAACTTGagaatatatatagtaaatacattttttggggttctataaataaattctatttaggTAAGTTTATGCTTCATTTATCATTGCATTGTACATTCAAGCATACTAGTTTGGGTTTTCAACACAAAGTGCAGATGGAGTTATTGTACATTCCAGAGTGTGCTAGTGTTGTCTCCcatggtatttattttattaattttttccaatATTAGCCTACCTcattaagataaaatataattagagTTAGAAATCTTGAATATGAGTATATATGGTTTGCTTTCAATAAAATGCAGTGGGAAGAATACAAACAGCCTTTAtttgacttgtttattttaAGTTATTGCTGGGTCACATTGCTGGCATTGTCTTGGAATTTTTTAGGCTTGCCGGCTTGCATTGTCTTGGAATTTTTTCAAGCCTGTTATTTTCAAACATGTATGGCCGACTAAAGCAGGAATCAATCTTCTTCCTCTACACGTCAAAGGAATCTACAGTACTCTCGAGTCTGGGAGTGAGTAGAAAGTTTGTACTCCCTTATGGTTAATTAGTCTATAACGGACTGCTGAGACCTTTTCATACTTGATTTTTAGAATAACAAATTagcttgtctttttttttttttttttttttggttgtctcTATCATACTATAATTGACTTGTACATTTTCCACAATTacattgtgagatcccacatcgattggaaaggaaaacaaagcatgccttataagggtgtagatacctttcccttgtgacaCGTTATGCGGTCTCACAGAGACACGTAGAAAAccatgaggggtaggattgggctcaccacttaGCTTCCAAAGCAGACAGTATGATAGTTGGGCCTAGGAGGCCTGGGCTATTGGGACTGGCAAGTAAAAGGGTGAGACCCCTAACCAGTATGACGCATTTTAAACCAATGCAAGTGGGGTCCAAAATGGACAATATTATATGCGGGTGGACTGAGCTGTTATAGTtagtatcagagctagtacTTGGATCGATGTGCTAGCGAGGAcgttgggccccaaggggggaggattgtgagatcccacatcggttggaaaggggaacgaagcatgccttataagggtgtggatacctttcccttatgaTACGTTATGAGGTCTCACAGAGACGCGTagaaaaccgtgaggggtaaaATTGGgttcaccacctagcttccaaagcggagaGTATCATTGTTGGACCCGGGAGGCCCGTCCCAGTGGAACTAGCAGGTGAAGGGGTAGGACCCCTAACCACTATGATGCGTTTTAAACCCATGCGGGTGGGGCCTAAAGTTGACAATATCACATATGAGTGGACTAGGCTAATACAACATACTTAAGACTTTTCAACAACTCCAATACTTCTCTCCCCAACCCTTCCATTATTTTCTGAACGAAAATGGAACTATATTTCTCTTTGTTCATCTTTTtgcaattttctttaaaattccCATTGCTTCACCTTGcataaatcattttctttttcacatgtGCTCAGTCACTTTACCACGACAATGAGAGAATTACATTATTGCAGTTCAAGGACAGCTTTGTTATAGACAAGAATGCTTCTTTGCTTCCTTTTGCTTATCCGAAGGTTGCATCTTGGACACTAGAGAAGAACCATGATTGTTGCTTCTGGGATGGTGTCTGATGCGAATTCGCCcaaacccatacaaccgacaacccgctggggtgccgatccattacggatgaaggtgagaccgatcactagagccttAGCCAAGacgttcaaggacaatcttgctgtctttatacaaggaataagtcatagtcaagaggggttggccatatctaaagaaccaaggcctgttttactcatacaagcaatagaagccaaaccGGGCCCGGGTggcgattttggtacattttggagtccgggaagcatgaaatggttccaatgctttatgggt
This genomic interval carries:
- the LOC125420158 gene encoding receptor-like protein 12, whose translation is MVLDQMKDVRKSAITQDVKRINSSYTIISSSSRQHPSSLFHPLPIPLASLTNPPFYCNSKENSAPFTILEIGRQAVIVVYGMGSHAIWKQVMLLALTNYSLHGPLRSNSSLFRLLHLRKLNLVNNNFSSCSIPSEFGQLSSNLTSLTLRNAKFARKVPNSIGNLKSLDELAIFSVVSFHLHLATLQKSRNFTSEEMNLLITFSMEASKYHSHMEDIYFRNNSLTGSIPSHTFGNLTFLHILDLSSNSLNGAIPFSLLTLPSFRELRMDDNQFIGLEDLEVLDASNNHLDGTIPQCLENLDGSLRVLNLQRNSFLGNIPQICRDRSTLMTLDLSHNQLYGNIPKSFVKCKNLDILNLGHNQLSDTFPFWLQDLQRLPVLVLSSNKFRGAIWCPRDFFGFMTLKTFDLSHNGFTGNLPLEYFRNWTSMSSKVSKMGFELDALYNEKGTYNDSVKKICKGQEMELVKTLTDFISIDLFNNKLDGEIPSTLWHLRSLVMLNLSSNSFSGLIPSSLGNLKELESLDLSNNKLFGKIPQQLTALTFLAYLNLSHNQLVGQIPQGGQVSTFQDSSFEGNMRLCGLPLSRKCESPHLAASDGVNNNEKSDSIFSFGWKAVVVGYGCGLLIGMVARHVVTSRRPDLISKVFWGNQFATFKTSSYDGNLGLRGYPVAAKCGSYVALKSPPPASQESWFHFAFVWVTFLPGCFSGLVVGIVTGNNVVLEEAILVYGDFAPVGREKDIYKEEDVRV